The following coding sequences lie in one Leptospira inadai serovar Lyme str. 10 genomic window:
- a CDS encoding ABC transporter ATP-binding protein, with amino-acid sequence MNNNNDISILCTDLSKSFGEPPIEVVSNIDFDLKKGEFVSLTGRSGSGKSTLLYMLSGLDQPSKGKVFLDGIDLFGMGSVESHRFRNRNIGFVFQFHYLLPELTAIENVLMPARKTDQHGKKKEYARQLFREFELESCRDKFPAQMSGGEQQRTAIARSLIMNPSFLFADEPTGNLDTINGDKAMEIFRRINRENKTTILFVTHDPDYAALADRQIHLVDGKVDSDKLQNHVSV; translated from the coding sequence ATGAATAATAATAACGATATTTCGATACTTTGTACGGATTTAAGTAAAAGTTTCGGAGAACCGCCGATCGAAGTCGTAAGCAATATTGATTTCGATCTGAAAAAAGGGGAATTCGTCTCTCTCACCGGAAGGTCCGGCTCGGGTAAATCGACATTACTGTATATGTTGAGCGGGTTGGATCAGCCGAGTAAAGGAAAAGTCTTTTTGGACGGAATCGATCTTTTCGGAATGGGAAGCGTCGAGTCCCATCGGTTTAGAAATCGGAATATCGGTTTCGTATTTCAATTTCATTATCTTTTACCGGAATTAACAGCTATCGAGAACGTTTTGATGCCGGCCAGAAAAACGGATCAACACGGTAAGAAGAAGGAATACGCTAGACAATTATTTCGAGAATTCGAATTGGAATCCTGCAGGGATAAATTTCCCGCCCAAATGTCCGGCGGGGAACAACAACGAACCGCGATCGCCAGATCATTGATAATGAATCCGAGCTTTCTTTTTGCGGACGAACCGACGGGAAATTTAGATACGATTAACGGCGATAAGGCGATGGAAATTTTCAGAAGGATTAATCGGGAGAATAAAACGACTATTCTCTTCGTAACCCACGATCCAGATTACGCGGCACTCGCCGATAGACAGATCCATTTAGTGGACGGTAAAGTGGATTCGGACAAACTACAAAATCACGTATCGGTGTGA